The nucleotide window GCCATCGTTGCGCTGGTACTTACCATGGCACTGGGAAAAGTTCTTTTGCATTTTAATTTCAGCCGATAGATAAAACTAATTAAAAGCGCTTTGTCTCCGCCGGAGACAAGCGCTTTTTGTCTGTTCTTTCAGCCGCATCACAGTAAAATTCTGCTATTGTATTTTCTGCCTGTTTATGGTAAAATCCCTATGGAATTGTGGGCTTTACTGGTTTTTGGCATAGATGATCCAAAGCCCTTTTAAAAGCAGGCTGTCATCATAGATGATTTCATGCCGGCAGTGTGGGATGATGGCTTTGGACAGGCCGCCGGTGGCGATGACGGTGGGAATTTCCCCCAGCTCCTCTGCGAACCGGTCGATCATGCCGTCCAGCATGGAAGCGCTGCCGAGGACGATGCCGCTTCTCATACATTCAATGGTATTTTTGCCGATGACGTGTTTCGGTGTCTCCAGGCTGATGGTATAAAGCTGAGCGGCTTTTTGGGCCAGGGATTCCAGAGAGACACGGATTCCCGGCATGATTGCGCCTCCGATATAGTTGTGATGCCTGTCCACACAGGAAATCGTGGTAGCGGTCCCCATATCGATCACCACGAAGGGCGCCTGATATTCCTTGATGCCGGCTACTGCTGTTACCACCAGGTCACTGCCGACGGTGGCGGGATTGTCCATGACGATGTTGAGCCCGGTCTTGATGCCGGGACCCACCAGGAGACAGGGTTTTCCGATGATCTTTTCCACGGACAGTTTTACCGTGTTTGAAATAGGAGGGACCACGGAGGAAATGATAGCGCCTTCAAGCCCCTTGGGGTTGATATGGTAAAGCTCCAGTATGTTTTTGATGGTGATGGCATATTCCAATACGGTCAGGTTTACATTGGTGGAAACGCGTTCGACAAAATAGGTCTGCTTTGAGTCAATACATCCGACTACGACGTTGGAATTGCCGATATCTATAGCGAGAATCATTTGAGATAAATCCTTTCTTGCGGCGTATGCCGTCTTTAGAATAGGGTGCGGCCGGCAGCCGGCCACGGTGCGATTATAGCACAGAACCACGAAAATAACAATCACTGCCAATAGAAGGAGTATAAGATATGCTGCAGGGAAAGACGGTACTTTTAGGTGTCTCCGGAAGCATTGCCGCTTACAAGATCGCCAATCTGGCAAGACTATTGAAGAAGCAGCACTGCCAGGTGCATGTGCTGATGACAAAGAACGCGGCCAATTTTATCACGCCCACGACGTTTGAGACTTTGACCGGGACAAAATGCCTGATGGATACCTTTGACCGGAATTTTGAGTTCAGTGTGGAGCATGTGGCTCTGGCAAAAATGGCGGATCTGGTGATGCTTGCTCCGGCCAGCGCCAATGTGATAGGAAAGATCGCAAACGGCATTGCCGACGATATGCTGACCACCACGATCATGGCATGCCCCTGCAAGAAGCTGGTGGCGCCGGCCATGAATACGAATATGTACAATAATCCTATCGTCCAGGAAAATATAAAGAAGCTCAGGGGTTACGGATATGAATTTGTAGAACCGGTGGTGGGGATGCTGGCAAACGGCGATACAGGGAATGGAAAAATGGCGGATGAAGAGACTCTCTTGTCCTATATCCTCAGGGAGCTGGCTTTCGAAAAGGATATGGCGGGAAAGCGCGTGCTGGTTACAGCAGGCCCCACCAGAGAATCTCTTGATCCGGTGCGCTTCCTTACCAATCATTCCACGGGAAAGATGGGATATGCCCTTGCGAAAATGGCCATGTACCGGGGAGCCCGCGTCACTCTGGTCACGGGGCCTGTGGAAATCCAGAAACCGGATTTCGTAGAAACAGTGGAGATCACGACGGCGAAAGAGCTTTTTGAGGCGGTGGCGGAGCGGGCGCCGGATCAGGATATCATTATAAAGGCGGCTGCGGTGGCAGACTATCGTCCGGTATCCGTCAGTGAGGAAAAGGTGAAGAAATCCGATGATTTTCTTTCTATCCAGCTGGAAAGGACAGAGGATACCCTGGGTTATCTGGGGAAGAATAAGAGGCCGGGCCAGTTTCTCTGTGGCTTTTCCATGGAAACAGAGAATATGGTGGAGAACTCCAGGAAAAAGCTGGAGAAAAAAAATCTGGATATGATCGTGGCCAACAATGTGAAGGTAGAGGGAGCAGGCTTCGGAACCGACACCAATGTGGTCACTATCCTTACGGCAGAAGGGGAGACAGTGCTTCCCAAAATGAGCAAAGACGCTGTGGCGGAAATCATTTTGGATGAGATATTAAAGAGACTGTAGGCCCTGTGTTACCTGGGGAGAAACCGTTTGCGCGGGGAGAAAAGACAGGAAGGAGAGGACATGAGGCGGATACTTACATTTCTGACCAGCCGAATGGTATGGGTGGCCATGGTGATCATCCTGCAGGTGGCGTGGATCGTGGCTTCCGTGCTGCTTTTGGGAAAGTATTACTGGACGATCACTGTCCTTTTGTCCCTGATCGGACTTCTGCTGGTCATCCATATCGTGCGCCAATGGAATAATCCGGCCTATAAACTGGCCTGGAGCATCCTGATCTTGAGCGTGCCCATCGTGGGGACAATACTTTATCTGCTTTTTGGCAGGGCGAATGTAATAGTCGCCCATCGGAAAAGACATCAAAGGATAGACGAGGAGCTGTATCCTTATATGGTCCAGCGGGAGGGGATAGATCAGGAGCTCAAGGCGGCTGATCCTGCCATGGCAAAGCAGTCCAGGTATTTATATGAGACTGCTCATTTCCCGGCTTACCGGAATGGTTCCACCCATTATTTTTCCGGAGGGGAAGAGTATTTTGAAGAGCTGTGCAAAGCTCTGAAGGAAGCGGAGCAATTCATTTTTCTGGAATATTTTATCATAGAACAGGGTTACATGTGGAAAACGATCCTTAAGATTCTGGAGGAAAAAGCAAAAGAGGGCGTAGAGGTGCGGCTTTTATATGACGATGTAGGCTGTATATGGCTGCTTCCGAGAAATTATCCGCGTATTTTAGAGAAAAAAGGCATCCATTGCCGGACCTTCAATCCCTTCCGCCCTGTAATGTCTGCTATCTTCAACAACAGAGACCACAGGAAAATGGCCGTGATAGACGGACGCGTGTCGTTTTGCGGAGGCCTTAACCTGGCTGATGAATATATCAATAAGGTAGAACGCTTCGGTCATTGGAAAGACGGAGGAATCCTGGTAAAAGGCGAAGCGGTCTGGAATTATACCTCTATGTTCCTAGGCATGTGGAATTCCATAAAGCATACGGATTTTGACTATGAAGCCTACCGTGTGAAAGAGCATATGGGTGAGAGCGCAGAAAAAGGATATGTCCAGCCTTATGGAGATTCCCCGCTGGACCATGAGTGCACCGGTGAAAACGTGTATTTGAACATCATCCATAACGCCCGGAAATACTTATATATTTATACGCCGTATCTTATTATCGATCACGAGATGATGGTGGCGCTGACTTTGGCGGCAAAAAGTGGCGTGGATGTGAGGATCATGACGCCGCACATCCCCGACAAAAAGCTGATCTTCATGCTGACCAGATCCTATTACGCCCAGCTGATAAACGCAGGTGTGAGGATTTTCGAATATCTGCCCGGATTCCTCCATACGAAGGCATTCGTCGCAGACGATGCTCTGGCGGCCATCGGAAGCATCAATTTGGATTTCCGCAGTCTTTATCTGCATTTCGAGTGCGGAGCTCTGCTTTATAAGACGGAAGCGGTAAATGAATTAAAACGGGATTTTGAATCGACCATGGAAGAATCCATGGAGATCACCATGGACTTTTGCAGGCGCCGCCCGCTATATGAACAGCTGCTGGTTTCAGCAATGAGTCTGTTTACCCCCCTGTTTTAAATTGACTTGGCGGAGGAACGGAATGGGGAAGGAACTTTGAATATCACAATTAGGAGGAACACATCAAGTGGCTTTTAAGCAGCAGGAATCATGGAAAAACGAGATAGAAAAACGGCGGACGTTCGCGATCATTTCCCATCCCGATGCGGGAAAGACAACATTAACGGAGAAATTCCTTCTCTATGGAGGCGCGATCAACCTGGCCGGCTCCGTGAAAGGAAAAAAGACCGCGAAGCATGCGGTGTCTGATTGGATGGAAATAGAAAAACAGAGGGGTATTTCTGTCACATCGTCGGTTCTTCAATTCAATTACGGAGGATTCTGCATCAACATCCTGGATACACCGGGACATCAGGATTTCTCTGAGGATACCTACCGGACGCTGATGGCGGCGGATTCCGCAGTCATGGTAATCGATGCCAGCAAGGGTGTAGAAGCTCAGACGATCAAGCTTTTCAAGGTCTGCCTGCTCCGGCAGATTCCTATATTCACTTTTGTCAATAAAATGGATCGGGACGCAAACGATCCGTTTGACCTGATGGATGAAATCGAGTCGGTTCTTGGCATCGCCACCTGCCCGGTCAACTGGCCCATAGGTTCAGGGCGGGAGTTCAAAGGTGTATATGAAAGAGACAGGAAATGTATCACCACATTCACGGCGGCAATGAACGGACAAAGGGAAGTGGACACAAAAGAGGTGGACTTGAACGACCCTCAGGTGAACTGGCTGATTGGGGAAGGCTATCACAGCCAGCTGCTGGAGGACATTGAGCTTTTAGACGGCGCGGGCCAGGAGCTTGACATGGAGCTGGTGAGGCAGGGGAAGCTGTCCCCGGTTTTCTTTGGGTCAGCGCTCACAAATTTTGGGGTGGAGACGTTTTTAAAGCATTTCCTTAAGATGACGACTCCTCCTCTTCCAAGGAAGGCAGACATCGGAATCATAGATCCGGTGAGTCCGGATTTCTCTGCCTTTGTATTTAAAATACAGGCTAATATGAACAAGGCCCACAGAGACAGGATTGCGTTTATGCGGATCTGTTCCGGAAAATTTGAAGCAGGCATGGAGGTAAACCATATCCAGGGCGGCAGAAAGGTGAAGCTGTCCCAGCCTCAGCAGCTGATGGCACAGGAGAGGAAGATTGTGGAGGAAGCCTATGCGGGGGATATCATCGGCGTCTTTGACCCGGGGATTTTTTCAATCGGCGATACCCTTACCTCCTCCGGCCAGAAATTTGCCTATGAGGGAATCCCGACCTTTGCTCCGGAGCATTTCGCGAGACTTCGGCAGATGGATACCATGAAGCGGAAGCAGTTCTTAAAGGGTGTGAACCAGATTGCCCAGGAGGGTGCCATCCAGATTTTCCAGGAGTTTAATACCGGCATGGAGGAGATTATTGTGGGAGTGGTAGGCGTCCTGCAGTTTGATGTCCTTTTGTTCCGCCTGAATAACGAGTACAATGTGGAAGTGAAGCTGGATCCGCTTCCCTATGAGCATATCCGCTGGATCGCCAACAAGGACGGCCTGGATGTGGAAAAGATTCAGGGCACCTCTGATATGAAGAGGGTGAAAGATCTGAAAGGGAATCCGCTTCTTCTGTTTATCAACAGCTGGAGCATGGGAATGGTGCTCGACCGGAATCCGGGCCTTGTCCTGGAGGAGTTCAGCAGGAACTGACCGGGATATCACCGGCAACAGGCAACAAGTACAGGCCGAATGGCATAAAATATCTTTAAGGAAAGTATTATGCCGGGAGAGCTTGCCATGAGGATGAGCGATTTAAGAATGAAAGAGGTCATCAATATCTGCGACGGAAAGAGGCTGGGCTTTATAACCGATGCAGAATTTGACTGTAAAACGGGCTGCATTCAGAAGTTCATCATACCGGGCCCGGCCCATATCTGTGGTTTCTTGGGCAGGGATTCGGAATACATAATTCCATATGGCTGTGTAGAGCAGATTGGGGAGGACTTTGTACTGGTGAAGGTGATCACGGAGGACTGCCTGAATAAATGCAAATGAGCAGCGGAAAAAGGAGGATATACCATGAAGTGTCCGTTCTGTAATAACGAGAACATCAAGGTGATCGATTCCAGGCCTGCAGAGGACAATAACGCCATCCGGCGGAGGCGTCAGTGCGAGGCCTGCGGACGGAGATTTACCACCTATGAAAAGATCGAGACGATTCCGCTGATGGTGGTCAAAAAGGATGACACCAGACAGGCCTATGACCGTGCGAAAATCGAGGCTGGAGTGCTGCTGGCATGCCATAAAAGGCCGGTATCCACCCAGGATATCAATCGCTTGGTGGACGAAGTGGAGAATGAAATCTTCAATTCGGAAGAAAAAGAGATCACCACCACCAGGATCGGCAACCTGGTCATGGACAAGCTGAAACAGCTGGACGAGGTGGCGTATGTCCGTTTTTCCTCTGTATACCGGGAATTCAAGGATGTGAATACCTTCTTGAAGGAGCTGGAGAAGCTTTATAAAGGCGGGAAAAGGGAGCTATGATGTTTGGACGATTTTATCCGGATGAATATGTGGACTCCTCCTACGGGATTGATTATGAGGCGTTATGGGCCAGAGGAATCCGGGGTCTTTTGTTTGATATTGATAACACGCTGGTGCCTCATGGAAAGCCGGAGACGAAGGATGCGGTGGCCCTTTTTGCCAGGCTCCATGACATGGGATTTGAAACCTGTTTGATATCCAATAACCAGGAGCCGAGGGTGGCGCCCTTTGGAAAGGCGATGAACAGCCGTTATCTGTACAATGCCCATAAGCCGTCCAGGAAAAATTACAGGCGTGCCATGGAAGAGATGGGAACGGATGTTTCAACAACAGTATTTGTCGGCGACCAGCTGTTTACCGACGTGTACGGAGCCAAGCGCTGCGGGATATACAGCATATTGGTGAATCCCATCCATCCGAAGGAAGAGATCCAGATCGTGCTCAAACGGTATCTGGAGCGGGTGGTCCTACATTTCTACAAAAAATCCTTGAAAAACTAATTGATATAGTATAGAATTAAACAGATAGACAAGTTGAACTGAAGGAGGAATATCAGAGATGGTATCAGCTGGCGATTTTAGAAACGGTATTACGGTGGAAATCGAAGGGAACGTGTTCCAGGTCATCGAATTCCAGCATGTAAAACCCGGCAAAGGCGCAGCTTTTGTTAGAACGAAATTAAAAAATATTAAGAGTGGCGGTGTGATTGAAAAGACCTTCCGTCCCACAGAAAAATTTGAAAACGCTCATATTGACAGGGCCGACATGCAGTATCTTTATTCAGATGGAGAGCTGTATTATTTTATGGACGTGAACACGTATGATCAGATTCCTCTTGGTCAGGATATGGTCGGCGATACGCTTAAATTTGTAAAAGAGAATGAGATGGTAAAGGTATGTTCCCATAAAGGACAGGTATTCTCTATCGAGCCTCCTCTGTTCGTTGAATTGGAGATTACGGAAACGGAACCCGGTTTCAAGGGCGATACGGCTACCGGCGCGACGAAGCCTGCTACGGTCGAGACCGGCGCGGTGGTATATGTGCCTC belongs to Qiania dongpingensis and includes:
- a CDS encoding type III pantothenate kinase translates to MILAIDIGNSNVVVGCIDSKQTYFVERVSTNVNLTVLEYAITIKNILELYHINPKGLEGAIISSVVPPISNTVKLSVEKIIGKPCLLVGPGIKTGLNIVMDNPATVGSDLVVTAVAGIKEYQAPFVVIDMGTATTISCVDRHHNYIGGAIMPGIRVSLESLAQKAAQLYTISLETPKHVIGKNTIECMRSGIVLGSASMLDGMIDRFAEELGEIPTVIATGGLSKAIIPHCRHEIIYDDSLLLKGLWIIYAKNQ
- the coaBC gene encoding bifunctional phosphopantothenoylcysteine decarboxylase/phosphopantothenate--cysteine ligase CoaBC, whose protein sequence is MLQGKTVLLGVSGSIAAYKIANLARLLKKQHCQVHVLMTKNAANFITPTTFETLTGTKCLMDTFDRNFEFSVEHVALAKMADLVMLAPASANVIGKIANGIADDMLTTTIMACPCKKLVAPAMNTNMYNNPIVQENIKKLRGYGYEFVEPVVGMLANGDTGNGKMADEETLLSYILRELAFEKDMAGKRVLVTAGPTRESLDPVRFLTNHSTGKMGYALAKMAMYRGARVTLVTGPVEIQKPDFVETVEITTAKELFEAVAERAPDQDIIIKAAAVADYRPVSVSEEKVKKSDDFLSIQLERTEDTLGYLGKNKRPGQFLCGFSMETENMVENSRKKLEKKNLDMIVANNVKVEGAGFGTDTNVVTILTAEGETVLPKMSKDAVAEIILDEILKRL
- the cls gene encoding cardiolipin synthase; this translates as MRRILTFLTSRMVWVAMVIILQVAWIVASVLLLGKYYWTITVLLSLIGLLLVIHIVRQWNNPAYKLAWSILILSVPIVGTILYLLFGRANVIVAHRKRHQRIDEELYPYMVQREGIDQELKAADPAMAKQSRYLYETAHFPAYRNGSTHYFSGGEEYFEELCKALKEAEQFIFLEYFIIEQGYMWKTILKILEEKAKEGVEVRLLYDDVGCIWLLPRNYPRILEKKGIHCRTFNPFRPVMSAIFNNRDHRKMAVIDGRVSFCGGLNLADEYINKVERFGHWKDGGILVKGEAVWNYTSMFLGMWNSIKHTDFDYEAYRVKEHMGESAEKGYVQPYGDSPLDHECTGENVYLNIIHNARKYLYIYTPYLIIDHEMMVALTLAAKSGVDVRIMTPHIPDKKLIFMLTRSYYAQLINAGVRIFEYLPGFLHTKAFVADDALAAIGSINLDFRSLYLHFECGALLYKTEAVNELKRDFESTMEESMEITMDFCRRRPLYEQLLVSAMSLFTPLF
- a CDS encoding peptide chain release factor 3, whose translation is MAFKQQESWKNEIEKRRTFAIISHPDAGKTTLTEKFLLYGGAINLAGSVKGKKTAKHAVSDWMEIEKQRGISVTSSVLQFNYGGFCINILDTPGHQDFSEDTYRTLMAADSAVMVIDASKGVEAQTIKLFKVCLLRQIPIFTFVNKMDRDANDPFDLMDEIESVLGIATCPVNWPIGSGREFKGVYERDRKCITTFTAAMNGQREVDTKEVDLNDPQVNWLIGEGYHSQLLEDIELLDGAGQELDMELVRQGKLSPVFFGSALTNFGVETFLKHFLKMTTPPLPRKADIGIIDPVSPDFSAFVFKIQANMNKAHRDRIAFMRICSGKFEAGMEVNHIQGGRKVKLSQPQQLMAQERKIVEEAYAGDIIGVFDPGIFSIGDTLTSSGQKFAYEGIPTFAPEHFARLRQMDTMKRKQFLKGVNQIAQEGAIQIFQEFNTGMEEIIVGVVGVLQFDVLLFRLNNEYNVEVKLDPLPYEHIRWIANKDGLDVEKIQGTSDMKRVKDLKGNPLLLFINSWSMGMVLDRNPGLVLEEFSRN
- a CDS encoding YlmC/YmxH family sporulation protein, with product MRMSDLRMKEVINICDGKRLGFITDAEFDCKTGCIQKFIIPGPAHICGFLGRDSEYIIPYGCVEQIGEDFVLVKVITEDCLNKCK
- the nrdR gene encoding transcriptional regulator NrdR codes for the protein MKCPFCNNENIKVIDSRPAEDNNAIRRRRQCEACGRRFTTYEKIETIPLMVVKKDDTRQAYDRAKIEAGVLLACHKRPVSTQDINRLVDEVENEIFNSEEKEITTTRIGNLVMDKLKQLDEVAYVRFSSVYREFKDVNTFLKELEKLYKGGKREL
- a CDS encoding YqeG family HAD IIIA-type phosphatase, coding for MFGRFYPDEYVDSSYGIDYEALWARGIRGLLFDIDNTLVPHGKPETKDAVALFARLHDMGFETCLISNNQEPRVAPFGKAMNSRYLYNAHKPSRKNYRRAMEEMGTDVSTTVFVGDQLFTDVYGAKRCGIYSILVNPIHPKEEIQIVLKRYLERVVLHFYKKSLKN
- the efp gene encoding elongation factor P, coding for MVSAGDFRNGITVEIEGNVFQVIEFQHVKPGKGAAFVRTKLKNIKSGGVIEKTFRPTEKFENAHIDRADMQYLYSDGELYYFMDVNTYDQIPLGQDMVGDTLKFVKENEMVKVCSHKGQVFSIEPPLFVELEITETEPGFKGDTATGATKPATVETGAVVYVPLFVEQGDKIKIDTRTGEYLSRV